The DNA window ccaagggtcaggtatccagcttagcgcataggtgcagaacctatgtagggtggtgagggaccccaggaaccagcactaggtttggtcagaggtcactatctcccccctccctagacacaaggttttccctttcctttcgcttggtacttgcccgtacctagtgtgacacatgCTAAAAAAAATGACCTATATAAGGGGTCATGTACAGTAAGCGCGAGTCATGGTGGGTCACTTACCCCTCGAACGCCCGGTCCTTCACTAGGACCCTGTCCACGTTATCGGAGGCTTTCTCTGGCAATCCCTGCATCTGCCGTGCGATGCTTCCGGCTTCTGGGCCCAGCGCAGCCTCAATATCATCCGGATCCACGTCATCAAACCAGAGGTCTATCCTGAAAAGCAAAAAAAATCCTcattaattatgtaaaatatgtcttaatgattaactccttcatctctggcaattttcagttattttttccctttcttccaagagccataacatattTTTCTGTCCCCAGCCATATGATGCCTTGGTCTGGAGACGgagagcagcatttaacaggttaacagctgcaTACGGAGCTCGCCAACACCCACGGCTGTTAAAAGAAGTGATTaaaatcagccatcatctgccgggaaaAATGCTGGCTCGCCGTGTGAGCTTGCATTAGTCGGAGAGACCGCATATGTCATACCAGGACATCATATGTCTGTTCAGTCGCAAAATCTgcatctgggaaagctgggtgccaccCAATATGGCCGCCCATGCATTTCGTGATAGCTTTCTGTGCCTAGTTGTATGGTAGGGGCTGGTTATCTATAGCACCACACAGGGAGCTTTATGTGCCATTCAGGATGTTAGCCAGCTGGGTTTGCTACAGGTTGCCATATTAGTTATGGGTGGCACGAGGGCTCGGTGGTCAGCACCACAGccttgcggcggctcagtggtcagcaccacagccttgcggcggctcagtggtcagcaccacagccttgcggcggctcagtggtcagcaccacagccttgcggcggctcagtggtcagcaccacagccttgcggcggctcagtggtcagcaccacagccttgcggcggctcagtggtcagcaccacagccttgcggcggctcagtggtcagcaccacagccttgcggcggctcagtggtcagcaccacagccttgcggcggctcagtggtcagcaccacAGCCTTgcggcgctggggtcctgggttcaaatcccaccaaggacaccatctgcaaggagtttgtatgttctccccatgtttgcgtgcgtttcctccgggttctccgatttcttcccacactccaaagacatacagatagggactctagattgtgagccccaatggggacagtgttgccaatgtatgtaaagcgctgcggaatctgttagcgctatataaaaataaaaagatttGAGAAAAAAAGATTTgattggttgtcacccagctttcccagcatcagacaTAAAGCTTGGCACTTACTTTGGCGGCTCTGCTGCGTTTTCCTCACTTGGCTTCTTTTTCGGGTGGCGTTTATCACGTTCCTCGGATAATTTTCTCTTCTTCGTGGTCCCTTTCCTCTTCTCCGTGGTCGCCGGCTCCTTTATTGCTGGGGTCTCCTTCACATGGCCGTTGATTTTTGGCTCAACTTTTTCCTTCCCGTtccctttttcttcctttttcaaGCCCTTCTCCTGCTTTTTCGGGGGTTTGGTCGGAGCAGGAGCAGGACTAGTGCTCTCTGGTTTCAGCAACTAAAAGCACAACATTCACATGGTAACATCTAGACATTGTATCCTCCCATACGGGAGCGGTCAGTATACGATAAATTACGAGATTCCCCCACATTTACACTTACAGCCTGTAGCGCTctccagttagaggagaactcctgcGGGGTCCGGGGAGGTAGAGCGGGCGGCACTTTCTTAACCTTCTCTTCCTTTGCTGCGATCTTGGGATAATTTTTCCAGAattccttctttttcttcttcttttttgtcTGGGTAAGGATCTTCTTCTCCTTTATGGCTGGAGGGGCTTTGTCTTTCGCTACTGCAGCCTTTGCCATCTCCGGCTGGAAAGACAAAGATAACTATTAGAGGGTTTTTCCCACAATCATAACTTGCTTCATCCATTTGAAACTGCAAATGCAGCTGTGGATGCATATGGTAAAAGATTATCTTTTGCCATATGCATCAATAGTAGGGCATTTCCAGTTTTCCCTCAATGATCTGTCAGCAGCCGCTCTGCCGTTTTTCCACAATGGATATAACAAGCTATGTTCTTCGTAGAGCAGAGTGCAGGACTGTTGATATCTGCTGGAAACCAGCCAACAGATCACTGATGTAAAAATATATGACGCTATGTAGAAGGCAGAAGATAAAATGTGTCAGGTCGAGGTGAGGACAGTGCATAGAATAATACAGCGTTCTCTACACATACATTAGGTGCCAAATATCTGTGGTGGAAGTGGCTGAGCccagtatagcagagctgtgctgtTATATACGCTCACCAGTCACCACAGCTCTGAGGGCTTGTCACTCAGGAGAGGGAGGGacctgcagcactgaggagaagcaggtGCTGCGGGGAAATGTAGCTCTTGTCCAAGAGTTGTGAATAGAGTTGGTGCAAATTGATTCGCAGGATTTGGTCCATCGGCCGCTGAACTGGAGCCCTGATACCCACCCCCTACTGCCCGCTATCTCTAAGAACCACCTCCCTCTCCTGCTGTCCCTGAGAACCACCTCCCTCTCCTGCTGTCCCTGAGAACCACCTCCTTCCTCCTGCTGTCCCTGAGAACCACCTCCTTCCTCCTGCTGTCCCTGAGAACCACCTCCTTCCTCCTGCTGTCCCTGAGAACCACCTCCTTCCTCCTGCTGTCCCtgagaaccacctcctttctccTGCTGTCCCtgagaaccacctcctttctccTGCTGTCCCTGAGCACCGCCCCCTACCTCCTGCCATCCACGGTTCTTCTTTTGATTAACCAGTCTGGCGAGACATCACATGTGCTTCACGCAGCAGTGATCCTTGCGCCAGGCAGTTAAGTCAAAAGAAGAGCCACGGATGCTGGGAGCTAGCGAGGCAGTTCTCAAGGATAGCGGGAGGTGGGGGGCGGCACTCAGGGATAGTGGGAGGTGGGGGGGGCAAGCGGGAGCTAGGGGACGGTTCTCAGGGATAGCGGGAGGTGGGGGGTGACTCTCGGGGGGCAGAGGTAGCTAGGGGGGGTGGTTCTTAGGGATAGCGGAGGTAGGGGTGGTTCTCAGCGATAGCGGGAGGTGGGGGGGTGGCTCTCGGGGGGCAGAGGTAGCTAGGGGGGGTGGTTCTTAGGGATAGCGGAGGTAGGGGTGGTTCTCAGCGATAGCGGGAGGTGGGGGGGTGGCTCTCGGGGGGCAGAGGTAGCTAGGGGGGTGGTTCTTAGAGATAGCAGGGGTAGGGGTGGTTCTCAGCGGTAGCGGGAGGTGGCTCTCGGGGGCAGAGGTAGCTAGGGGGGTGGTTCTTAGAGATAGCAGGGGTAGGGGTGGTTCTCAGCGATAGCGGGAGGTGGCTCTCGGGGGCAGAGATAGCTAGGGGGGTGGTTCTTAGAGATAGCAGGGGTAGGGGTGGCTCGCGGGGGGGCAGAGGCAGCTAGGGGGGTGGTTCTTATGGATAGTGGGAGCTAGGGGGCGGTTCTCAGGGATCCTCATTACTTACGATTTGCACCAGTTCTGGTTGGGTCACTGCGACATGAggtgtaataccagacacagcctaaaGGACCAGAGTGGCGCTGTATACAATGTGATCActgtacatggggggggggggggcatcgcCACCAATGctaaaaagtggaaaaaataaaCATATGTGCCCCCCTATATATAATGTGCCCCCACTGAAAATGTAAGGTAACAATGTGATGTGCGCAGAGCGGCTGTGATACACGTGTCAGCGGCTGCAGGGACTGTACTCACACGTGACTCGGATCAGCGCCTCCACAACTTCATGCTTTCCCAGCGGACACGAAGCATGGTTTCCCCGGAAGCCGTCACCTAATCCGCTCCGGACTGAAACCAGCACGACACTTTTGGTTCCTGGTGAGGAGAGTGCACGCATGCGCTGctggcttattttttttttcttgacatgcGCGCTCATTTGCTTGCAGACACCCGCCACCTGCCGGCCATTGTGGAGATGACAGGGCAACGCTGAAGAGAATGGGAGTGATGGCTGCACACGGCTGATGGGCGCTGCTCCTGCTGCTGATATattggggtaacaatacattgtggCCAGGAAGTGTGACTGGAGACAGTGTCTGGGGCAGAGTTTCCTTCTACATCACAACTGTATGAGGAAAATACggccaaaatgtttttatttttttagactTTGCCAAATAACTTATATCTGCATAGGATAATATAGTAATAATACCATATAGAGTACCTGCATTGCCCACGTACTGCCCCCATTGAGCTCATGTGCTACATAGAGCCGGTGAACATAGCCAAAAAGTGCCAAAGAGCCACAGTCTGCCCACATAGAGGAAAATACTGCCATATTGTGCTTCTGTTAGGTCATATAGGGCCATACTGTGTCTACATTGTGTCAAAACGTGGATAGAGAGCCACAGTCTGCCCATATAGAGGAAAATACAGCCATATTGTGCCTCTGCTATATCATATAGGGCCATATTGTGTCCAAAAGTGCCCAGAGAGACCTAGTATGCCCATATGGAAGAAAATATTGCCATTGTAGTGCTTATGTTATGCCCCTCGTGTGTTatacagggcacacatcacaccaggcacacagcaTACAGGTCACACATCGTGCCCTATGGTGCTACCTGCTGCCATGCTTTGTCCATATTGTGCTTACGTTATGCCTCTAGTGTTTCCTACAGGGCACACATCACGCAGGGCACACATCATACAGAGTACACATCACACCGGACACACAGATCACACATCGTGCCCTATGGTGCTACCTAGTTCCATACTTTGTCCATATTGTGCTTACATtatgccctagtgtgttatacagggcacACATCTTACACGGAACACATCATACAGGGCACACAGCATACAGGTCACACATCATGCCCTATGGTGCTACCTACTTCCATACTTTGTCTATATTGTGCTTACGTTATGCCCCTAGTGTATTCTACAGGGTACACATCATGCAAGGTACACATCATACAGGGCACGAATCATACCGTGCACACATCATACAAGGCATGCATCACACCGGGCACACATTATACAGGGCACACATTATACAGGGCACACATTATACAGGGCACACATTatacagggcacacatcacaccgGGCACACATTATACAGGGCAGGCATCACACCGGGCACACATCATACCGTGCACACATCATACAGGGCAcgcatcacaccaggcacacattatACAGGGCAGGCATCACACCGGGCACAGGTTATACCGTGCACACATCATACTAGGCATGCATCATACCATGCACACATCATACAGGGCATACATCACACCGGGCACACATTatacagggcacacatcacaccgGGCACACATTATATCGTGCACAAATCATACCGTACACACATCATACAGGGCAcgcatcacaccaggcacacattatACAGGGCACGCGTCACACCGGGCACAGGTTATACCGTGCACAAATCATACCGTGCACACATCATACAGGGCAtgcatcacaccaggcacacattatACAGGGCAtgcatcacaccaggcacacattatACAGGGCAAGCATCACACCAGGCACAGGTTATACTGTGCACACATCATAGAAGGCACACATCATACCATGCACACATTATACAGGGCCCACATTATACAGGGCACACATTATACAGGGCACTTacaggatacagtgttgtttagttGTGCTTTCTCCAGggtcgaggggggggggggggtcagattatttttttttttatttattcatttgctTCTTAATTGCAAAGTGAAGGCAGTCTTCATTAACCATTTTCTTTAATTTCACTACGACAGATTCTCTAGAGGTCCTTTATCTAGGTGAGC is part of the Anomaloglossus baeobatrachus isolate aAnoBae1 chromosome 9, aAnoBae1.hap1, whole genome shotgun sequence genome and encodes:
- the LOC142251658 gene encoding RNA exonuclease 4-like, whose protein sequence is MAKAAVAKDKAPPAIKEKKILTQTKKKKKKKEFWKNYPKIAAKEEKVKKVPPALPPRTPQEFSSNWRALQALLKPESTSPAPAPTKPPKKQEKGLKKEEKGNGKEKVEPKINGHVKETPAIKEPATTEKRKGTTKKRKLSEERDKRHPKKKPSEENAAEPPKIDLWFDDVDPDDIEAALGPEAGSIARQMQGLPEKASDNVDRVLVKDRAFEGLTRTVAMDCEMVGVGKDGEESVLARVSIVNQFGKCVYDKFVKPTERVTDYRTAVSGVRPQDVKNGEDYKVVQKEVSELLRGRVLVGHAIHNDLKIFFLDHPKKSIRDTQKYKPFKQKVKASRPSLKLLCEKILNVKVQSGEHCSIQDAQAAMRLYTMEKKNWEAAIKAKYSEKAKKEPRREKRPPPSSSSASS